From Actinosynnema mirum DSM 43827, a single genomic window includes:
- a CDS encoding DUF397 domain-containing protein, whose translation MERTGKPHLVGVDDRGLVWAKSTASGPDPTKTMCVELALKDDRVLVRCSRNRLGERLDFPAGAWSAFKAGRAADS comes from the coding sequence ATGGAGCGAACGGGAAAGCCGCACCTGGTCGGGGTGGACGACCGAGGACTGGTGTGGGCCAAGAGCACGGCGAGCGGGCCGGACCCGACGAAGACCATGTGCGTCGAGCTCGCCCTGAAGGACGACCGGGTGCTGGTCCGGTGCTCGCGCAACAGGCTCGGGGAGCGGCTCGACTTCCCGGCGGGCGCCTGGAGCGCGTTCAAGGCGGGACGCGCCGCCGATTCGTGA
- a CDS encoding helix-turn-helix domain-containing protein produces MTQRDTPIVHQLRLRAELRKLREAAGVTQKQAAERLEWSISKMIRIEGGMSNVGVTDLRALLALYGVSDPQRVEKLAVMARESRKSAWWTKYRKFLDPQLFVLVGYEASATRIRQFQSQMLPGLLQTSGYVEALARHIRLSSEAVRLGVEIREQRRRIMVEDGPEMHFVLDEAIVRRSFGDAVTTLRQLQRLHEVSAMSNVSLRILPFSSGLHPGLQKSFTVLEMPPDGDHVLVFEEEFKDFAVREVGAEAVEYLERFEEIVRMSLKPEESLKLLEDLIAQCPAV; encoded by the coding sequence TTGACTCAGCGGGACACGCCCATCGTGCATCAGCTCAGACTTCGGGCGGAGCTGCGCAAGCTTCGGGAGGCTGCGGGTGTCACGCAGAAGCAGGCGGCCGAACGGCTGGAATGGTCCATCTCGAAGATGATCCGCATCGAGGGGGGGATGAGCAATGTGGGGGTCACCGACCTGAGAGCGCTGCTCGCCCTCTACGGGGTGAGTGACCCCCAACGGGTGGAAAAACTGGCGGTGATGGCCAGGGAGAGCCGCAAGAGCGCCTGGTGGACCAAGTACCGCAAATTCCTGGACCCTCAGCTCTTCGTGCTCGTCGGTTACGAGGCGTCCGCGACGAGGATCAGGCAGTTCCAGTCGCAGATGCTTCCCGGATTGCTCCAGACCTCCGGTTACGTGGAGGCGCTGGCGCGACACATCAGGTTGTCGTCGGAAGCGGTCCGGCTCGGTGTGGAGATCCGCGAGCAGCGTCGGAGGATCATGGTCGAGGACGGGCCCGAGATGCACTTCGTGCTGGACGAGGCCATCGTGCGCAGGTCGTTCGGCGACGCGGTGACCACGCTCAGGCAGCTCCAGCGGTTGCATGAGGTCTCCGCCATGTCGAACGTCTCGCTGCGCATCCTCCCCTTTTCTTCCGGTCTGCACCCAGGTTTGCAGAAATCCTTCACCGTGCTCGAAATGCCCCCTGACGGTGATCATGTCCTGGTGTTCGAGGAGGAGTTCAAGGATTTCGCTGTCCGGGAGGTCGGTGCTGAGGCGGTCGAATACCTGGAGCGCTTTGAGGAGATAGTCCGGATGTCGCTGAAACCGGAGGAAAGTCTGAAACTCTTGGAAGATTTGATCGCGCAGTGCCCTGCTGTTTGA